In a genomic window of Pedobacter sp. KBS0701:
- a CDS encoding PAS domain-containing sensor histidine kinase, giving the protein MESYSKVLSNDQLLEVLFLSKDATAIYTSEQIVIEMANDAMISFWGKDRSIIGKRLEDAVPELKGQPFINMLKNVLLTGITDSGDAIPAETMRDGKLQTAYYTYEYRAIKDDSGMPYCILHTASDVTDIMKAKKAIKETELQREALDQEQILIGIKEEQQKNDFISMVSHELKTPLTSISAYVQLMQSRSLTDAFIANTLAKVQKQIRKMSTLISSFLNVSRLESGEIQLNLSYFDLNKLIHDLVEDLSLVYPTNQIDFKGGDSKLIYADKDKIGSVISNLISNAVKYSDQNSTVLIQSASRENEMNVSVTDHGIGIQAHDLEKIFDRFYRVESHKTKTISGFGIGLYLSAEIINLHNGKIWVESKYGEGSTFHFDIPLVP; this is encoded by the coding sequence ATGGAAAGTTATTCAAAGGTTTTAAGTAACGATCAACTTTTAGAGGTTCTTTTCCTATCTAAAGATGCAACAGCCATATACACGTCAGAACAAATCGTAATCGAAATGGCCAACGATGCCATGATTTCTTTTTGGGGTAAAGACCGCTCTATTATTGGCAAACGCCTGGAAGATGCCGTACCTGAGTTAAAGGGGCAGCCTTTTATTAATATGCTGAAAAATGTATTGCTAACAGGCATTACGGATAGTGGTGATGCTATCCCTGCCGAAACGATGAGAGATGGTAAGTTACAGACCGCTTATTATACCTACGAATACCGGGCCATTAAGGACGATTCAGGAATGCCATATTGTATTCTTCATACCGCGAGCGATGTTACTGATATTATGAAGGCAAAAAAAGCGATCAAGGAAACAGAACTGCAGCGGGAAGCGCTGGATCAGGAACAGATTTTAATCGGCATAAAGGAAGAACAGCAAAAGAATGATTTTATCAGTATGGTAAGCCATGAGCTGAAAACGCCATTAACTTCTATCAGTGCTTACGTACAGTTAATGCAGAGTCGAAGTTTAACAGATGCTTTTATCGCAAATACTTTAGCTAAGGTGCAAAAGCAGATCCGGAAAATGAGCACATTAATCAGCTCTTTTTTAAATGTATCGCGTTTAGAATCAGGAGAAATTCAATTGAACCTATCATATTTTGATCTGAATAAACTAATTCACGACCTTGTTGAAGATTTAAGTTTAGTATATCCGACTAATCAGATTGATTTTAAAGGGGGAGATTCTAAATTAATTTACGCAGATAAAGATAAAATTGGCTCTGTAATTTCAAATTTAATTAGCAATGCGGTAAAATATTCTGATCAGAATAGTACCGTTTTGATTCAATCTGCAAGCAGAGAGAATGAAATGAATGTTTCTGTAACGGATCATGGCATTGGCATTCAGGCCCATGATCTGGAAAAAATCTTTGATCGGTTTTACCGTGTAGAAAGCCACAAAACTAAAACCATTTCAGGTTTTGGGATAGGTTTATACCTCAGCGCAGAGATTATTAACCTCCATAACGGGAAAATATGGGTAGAAAGTAAGTATGGCGAAGGTTCTACCTTCCATTTTGATATTCCACTTGTTCCTTAG
- a CDS encoding aldose epimerase family protein: MKLKSLAGLGVLAAIGFVSCQSEIKKTSSTDSLKSDSAGVVKLVPDSFKKEIDGKPTALYTLKNNNNAEAIFTNYGGRLVSLLVPNKDGKLIDVVVGFKSVGDYEKSTEPYFGATIGRYGNRIAKGKFTLEGKTYSLFTNNGQNTLHGGKKGYQYVVWDASQPNPNTLVLHYLSKDGDENFPGNLDVKVTYTLTDDNELKMDYEAKTDKTTVVNLTNHAFFNLNGDGSGTILNHEVQIYADEYTPVDSTLIPTGKIDKVAGTPFDFNKTTTIGARIDDKNEQLTFGKGYDHNYVLNKTKAMGMYHAATVRGDKSGIIMDIYTQEPGLQFYSGNFMQSKNTFKTGARDDFRTAIAMETQHFPDSPNQPAFPSTVLKPGQVYKTSSIYKFTK; the protein is encoded by the coding sequence ATGAAATTAAAATCACTAGCTGGCCTCGGCGTTCTGGCTGCAATCGGGTTTGTATCCTGTCAATCTGAAATCAAAAAAACTTCTTCTACAGATAGTTTGAAAAGCGACTCTGCTGGAGTTGTTAAACTAGTTCCCGATTCATTTAAAAAAGAAATTGATGGTAAACCAACAGCATTGTATACTTTAAAGAATAACAACAATGCGGAAGCAATTTTTACCAATTACGGCGGGCGCCTGGTTAGTTTATTAGTACCTAATAAAGATGGTAAGTTAATTGATGTGGTGGTAGGTTTTAAAAGTGTTGGTGATTACGAAAAATCTACCGAACCCTATTTTGGCGCAACTATTGGCCGATATGGCAACCGTATTGCCAAAGGTAAGTTTACGCTTGAAGGCAAAACCTATTCGCTGTTTACCAATAACGGGCAGAATACCCTTCATGGAGGAAAAAAAGGCTATCAATATGTAGTTTGGGATGCGAGCCAGCCCAATCCCAATACTTTGGTGCTACATTATCTATCAAAAGATGGCGACGAAAATTTTCCTGGTAATTTAGATGTTAAGGTCACTTACACCTTAACAGATGATAATGAATTGAAAATGGATTATGAAGCCAAAACAGATAAAACAACAGTAGTAAATCTGACAAACCATGCATTTTTTAATTTAAACGGCGATGGAAGCGGTACCATTTTAAACCATGAAGTGCAAATTTATGCTGATGAATATACTCCTGTAGATTCGACATTGATCCCGACCGGAAAAATTGATAAAGTAGCCGGAACACCTTTCGATTTTAATAAAACCACAACTATAGGTGCCCGTATAGACGATAAAAATGAACAACTAACCTTCGGTAAAGGTTATGATCATAACTACGTACTTAATAAAACCAAGGCAATGGGCATGTACCACGCGGCTACAGTTAGAGGAGATAAGTCGGGTATAATAATGGATATTTATACGCAGGAGCCAGGTTTACAGTTCTATAGTGGAAACTTTATGCAAAGTAAAAATACTTTTAAAACTGGTGCTAGAGATGATTTCAGAACTGCAATTGCAATGGAAACGCAACATTTTCCGGATTCTCCAAACCAGCCTGCATTTCCTTCAACTGTATTAAAACCCGGACAAGTTTACAAGACAAGTTCAATCTATAAATTTACCAAATAA
- a CDS encoding lysoplasmalogenase, giving the protein MKTKLFSFIFFLIFIIQLYAEYSNNTSLRTFSKPLIVLVLLVWLYVTTNLKGRFHKRVFTGLIFAWAGDLLLMLQDGGTSFFIFGLAAFLVCHIFYIRAFTLDHKSNPSHKTPYFLWAVGAFAIFCSGLFFYLQPHLGPMQFPVLMYAIIICVMALMAVNRYGKVNIFSFKLILYGALFFLLSDSVLAVNKFAQPIPQGGALIMATYMIAQYLIVYGTIERKLVVTRTEV; this is encoded by the coding sequence ATGAAGACTAAGCTATTTTCATTTATTTTTTTTCTGATATTTATCATTCAGCTTTACGCCGAATATAGCAATAATACCAGTTTGCGTACTTTTTCCAAACCTTTAATTGTGTTGGTGCTTTTGGTGTGGCTATATGTTACTACAAATTTAAAAGGCCGTTTCCATAAAAGGGTTTTTACGGGATTAATTTTTGCCTGGGCGGGAGATCTGTTATTGATGTTGCAGGACGGTGGGACAAGTTTTTTTATCTTCGGATTGGCTGCTTTTTTAGTTTGCCATATTTTTTACATCAGGGCTTTTACACTCGATCATAAATCCAATCCAAGTCATAAGACGCCATATTTTTTATGGGCTGTGGGTGCATTTGCTATTTTCTGTTCTGGTTTGTTTTTCTATTTACAGCCGCATCTTGGGCCTATGCAGTTTCCGGTTTTAATGTATGCCATTATCATCTGTGTGATGGCCTTAATGGCAGTTAACCGCTACGGGAAAGTTAATATTTTTAGTTTTAAACTTATTCTTTATGGTGCGTTGTTTTTCTTGCTGTCTGATAGTGTTTTAGCCGTTAATAAATTTGCACAACCCATTCCGCAAGGTGGTGCGCTGATTATGGCTACTTACATGATTGCCCAATATTTAATTGTTTACGGTACTATTGAGCGCAAGTTGGTGGTAACGCGGACGGAAGTGTAG
- a CDS encoding phosphatase PAP2 family protein gives MPLKRNTLIFILSLLIAAFTCLSFFIAQHHILGFDIKTSLFIQQYHADWLDKLMLAISFFGELPYSLLSVVIVAIIFYYQKYKREGIFISTVLLSGLIILGIKNVINRPRPTAFYVRLVEVNRFQSYPSGHVLSYTLFFGFLIILMNTLKDLPKLTKNIVTYLSAFLMITIAPSRIYLGAHWFTDTVGGFLLGLICLFPLCYFYFKKKKD, from the coding sequence ATGCCTTTAAAACGAAATACATTAATTTTTATACTCTCATTACTAATTGCTGCTTTTACTTGTTTAAGTTTTTTTATTGCACAACATCACATACTTGGTTTTGACATTAAAACTTCGTTATTTATTCAGCAATACCACGCAGACTGGTTAGATAAATTAATGTTGGCCATCAGCTTTTTTGGCGAACTTCCCTATTCATTACTTTCAGTAGTAATAGTGGCGATCATATTTTATTATCAGAAATATAAACGCGAAGGAATATTTATTTCGACAGTATTATTATCTGGATTAATTATTCTGGGTATAAAAAATGTAATTAACCGTCCCCGCCCTACTGCATTTTACGTACGGCTGGTGGAAGTAAACCGGTTTCAAAGCTATCCGAGCGGGCATGTACTCTCTTATACGCTCTTTTTTGGATTCTTAATTATTTTGATGAATACGTTGAAAGATTTGCCAAAGCTAACCAAAAATATAGTAACTTATCTATCAGCCTTTTTGATGATCACCATTGCCCCGTCCAGAATTTACCTGGGCGCGCATTGGTTTACAGATACTGTTGGTGGTTTTCTGTTAGGCCTGATCTGCCTTTTTCCACTTTGTTACTTTTATTTTAAAAAGAAAAAAGATTAA
- a CDS encoding Crp/Fnr family transcriptional regulator → MYSLTPEINMMTDAHDECDALIDYLNGLQPLRKEIIDRAKNETFKISVRKNEVLPNLNSINGDCLCFIVKGLVRAFILDEEKDITAWLIDENHLIGRIRNPGAFGPTYQEQYQALEDSELLIFPYRFIDDLYAKFPETNILARKLLAIHYHMSQERSILSLIPSAELRYKQFKIRYPAIKSRVPLKFLASYLGMRIETLSRVRKKEKLQERC, encoded by the coding sequence ATGTATAGTTTAACACCAGAGATAAATATGATGACTGATGCGCATGATGAATGCGATGCACTTATTGATTATTTAAATGGACTGCAGCCATTAAGAAAAGAGATAATTGATCGGGCAAAAAACGAAACCTTCAAAATATCTGTGCGAAAGAATGAGGTTTTGCCAAACCTTAATAGTATTAATGGGGATTGCTTATGTTTCATTGTTAAGGGTTTAGTACGGGCTTTTATACTGGATGAAGAAAAAGACATCACTGCCTGGTTAATTGATGAAAATCACTTGATTGGTCGTATTCGAAATCCAGGGGCATTTGGACCAACTTACCAGGAACAGTATCAGGCACTGGAAGACTCCGAATTGCTTATATTTCCATATCGGTTTATTGATGATCTGTATGCAAAATTTCCCGAAACCAATATTTTAGCCAGAAAATTATTGGCTATACATTACCATATGTCGCAGGAGCGATCTATCTTGTCACTAATCCCTTCAGCAGAATTAAGGTATAAACAGTTCAAAATCAGGTATCCTGCTATAAAGTCTAGGGTGCCACTAAAATTTTTGGCAAGCTATTTAGGGATGCGGATTGAAACTTTAAGCAGAGTCAGAAAAAAAGAAAAACTGCAAGAAAGGTGTTAG
- a CDS encoding NADP-dependent oxidoreductase: protein MKAVRIHEFGGPEVLSIDEIPVPQPAPDEVLIKVHATSVNPVDWKIREGQRKEKFPVKLPLTLGWDVSGTIEALGEKESAFRKGDEVYGRPDPTKNGAYAEYIVVKANIISIKPTSIGHTEAAAVPLAGLTAWQALFDHGLLKAGQKVLIHAAAGGVGTYAVQFAKWKGAYVIGTASSANIDFLKRLGADEVIDYKMEDFETALSDVDLVLDTIGGETQLKSLNILKDGGRVITTLMPEFVAEAKVKNVHLIGFTAQSIPDQLAEIATLIDSGKVKPIIEKVLPFTSARQAQTESEQGHTRGKIVLQVI from the coding sequence ATGAAAGCAGTTAGAATCCACGAATTTGGCGGACCAGAAGTTTTATCTATAGATGAAATACCAGTTCCCCAGCCAGCACCAGATGAAGTATTGATTAAAGTGCATGCAACCAGTGTAAATCCGGTAGACTGGAAAATTAGAGAAGGACAAAGGAAAGAGAAATTTCCGGTAAAGCTACCTTTAACTTTGGGTTGGGATGTTTCTGGCACAATTGAGGCATTAGGCGAAAAAGAAAGTGCTTTTAGAAAGGGAGATGAGGTGTATGGTAGGCCCGATCCGACAAAAAATGGTGCTTATGCTGAATACATTGTGGTTAAAGCCAACATCATCAGCATTAAACCTACCAGTATTGGACATACTGAAGCTGCTGCGGTACCCCTGGCAGGTTTAACAGCATGGCAAGCATTATTCGACCACGGTTTGTTAAAAGCAGGACAAAAAGTACTGATTCACGCAGCAGCCGGTGGGGTAGGAACATACGCCGTACAATTTGCAAAATGGAAAGGAGCTTATGTAATTGGCACCGCCTCAAGTGCTAACATCGATTTTTTGAAGCGTTTAGGAGCCGATGAGGTAATCGATTATAAAATGGAAGATTTTGAGACCGCTTTAAGTGATGTTGACTTGGTTTTAGATACTATTGGCGGAGAAACGCAACTCAAATCGTTAAATATATTAAAAGACGGGGGAAGGGTAATCACCACCCTAATGCCAGAGTTTGTGGCAGAAGCGAAAGTGAAAAATGTTCATCTTATCGGTTTTACTGCACAATCAATTCCCGATCAACTGGCTGAAATTGCCACTTTGATCGATTCTGGTAAAGTTAAACCTATCATAGAAAAAGTTTTGCCTTTTACCAGCGCCAGACAAGCTCAAACCGAAAGCGAGCAGGGACATACAAGAGGAAAAATTGTATTGCAGGTAATTTAG
- a CDS encoding NAD-dependent succinate-semialdehyde dehydrogenase — translation MSISSINPVNGEIIKTYQEDTEALIGQKIDQVHQAWLSYRETDYQSRSKLLLQVSKLLIERKDQLAGLMSLEMGKPLKAGVAEVVKCASVCEYYAKNGAEFLADQTIKTSASKSYVSFQPIGVVLAIMPWNFPFWQVFRFLAPALMAGNCGVLKHSSGVTGCAIEIEKVIEDAGFPANVFKTLICNSKAISKVIENPHIKAITLTGSTEAGKKVAEQAGKLIKKTVLELGGSDPYVILEDADLKKTAKICAEARLINNGQSCIAAKRFIVVKTVEEQFTKFFKAEMESKKTGDPLQSDTDLGPMARADLRDELHQQVLKSIEQGAKCVLGGEIPGMEGDHAYYQPTILTHVKKGILAYDEEIFGPVAAIISADDTEDAIRIANDTNFGLGAAVFTENAALAEDIARNKLEAGSCFVNEGVKSDPALPFGGINQSGYGRELSMFGIHEFVNIKTVYIK, via the coding sequence ATGAGCATTTCATCTATAAACCCTGTAAACGGGGAAATTATAAAAACCTATCAGGAAGATACTGAAGCGTTAATCGGTCAGAAAATCGATCAGGTACATCAAGCGTGGTTAAGTTACAGGGAAACCGATTATCAAAGCCGCTCGAAACTATTGCTGCAGGTTTCGAAACTATTAATCGAACGTAAAGATCAGTTGGCCGGACTTATGTCGCTAGAAATGGGGAAACCGCTAAAAGCTGGTGTTGCTGAAGTTGTTAAATGTGCCTCTGTTTGTGAATACTATGCTAAAAATGGTGCTGAATTTTTGGCTGATCAAACCATAAAAACCAGCGCATCCAAAAGTTACGTGAGCTTCCAGCCTATCGGTGTGGTATTGGCTATTATGCCCTGGAACTTCCCTTTTTGGCAAGTGTTCCGCTTTTTGGCGCCGGCATTAATGGCCGGTAATTGCGGTGTTTTAAAACACTCATCAGGCGTTACAGGCTGCGCTATAGAAATAGAAAAAGTAATTGAAGATGCCGGCTTTCCTGCAAATGTTTTTAAAACGCTGATCTGCAATAGTAAAGCCATTTCAAAAGTAATCGAAAACCCCCACATCAAAGCCATAACCCTTACAGGAAGCACTGAAGCCGGTAAAAAAGTAGCCGAACAAGCAGGGAAACTGATCAAAAAAACAGTATTGGAACTTGGTGGGAGCGATCCTTATGTGATTTTGGAAGATGCTGATTTAAAAAAGACCGCCAAAATATGTGCAGAAGCCAGGTTAATTAATAACGGGCAAAGCTGCATTGCTGCAAAACGTTTCATTGTGGTAAAAACAGTTGAAGAACAGTTTACAAAATTTTTTAAAGCCGAAATGGAAAGTAAAAAAACTGGCGATCCATTGCAGAGCGATACTGATTTAGGACCAATGGCGAGGGCAGACCTTCGCGATGAGTTGCATCAGCAGGTTTTAAAGAGTATCGAACAGGGTGCAAAATGTGTTCTAGGTGGCGAAATCCCCGGTATGGAAGGTGATCATGCCTATTACCAACCCACCATATTAACCCATGTAAAAAAAGGCATATTGGCTTATGATGAAGAAATATTCGGTCCGGTGGCCGCAATTATCTCCGCAGACGATACTGAAGATGCCATCCGCATCGCCAATGATACCAATTTTGGACTGGGCGCAGCCGTTTTTACCGAAAATGCAGCATTAGCAGAAGACATTGCCCGGAATAAACTTGAAGCAGGATCTTGTTTTGTAAATGAGGGGGTTAAATCAGATCCCGCTTTGCCTTTTGGAGGCATCAACCAGTCCGGTTACGGCCGTGAATTAAGTATGTTCGGTATTCATGAGTTCGTGAATATCAAAACCGTGTACATCAAATAA
- a CDS encoding HAD family phosphatase produces MTNDKPKAFLFDLNGTMINDMAFHNQAWHNILTKDLGASISFDAVKKQMYGKNQDLLERVFGVGHFSQEQIDQISIEKEHRYQAAYKKHLSLIAGLGDFLEKAKQSGIQMAIGSAAIPFNINFVLDNLNIRSYFNAIVSAEDVINSKPDPETFTKGAEILGVESNQCIVFEDAPKGVEAAQNAGMKCIVLTTMHTSEEFSAYNNIIAFIEDYTGPVLQDLF; encoded by the coding sequence ATGACGAACGATAAACCCAAAGCTTTTCTTTTCGACTTAAATGGCACCATGATTAACGACATGGCTTTTCATAATCAGGCATGGCATAACATCCTTACAAAGGATTTAGGCGCGAGTATCAGTTTTGATGCGGTCAAAAAACAGATGTACGGTAAAAACCAGGATCTGTTGGAACGTGTTTTTGGTGTAGGTCATTTCTCTCAGGAACAGATTGATCAGATTTCCATTGAAAAAGAACACCGCTATCAGGCTGCATATAAAAAACATTTATCGTTGATAGCCGGTTTAGGCGATTTTTTGGAAAAAGCAAAACAATCAGGCATTCAAATGGCTATTGGTTCGGCTGCAATTCCCTTTAACATTAATTTTGTACTCGATAATTTAAATATCCGTTCTTATTTTAATGCGATAGTAAGCGCAGAAGATGTGATAAACAGCAAACCAGATCCTGAAACATTTACTAAAGGTGCTGAAATTTTAGGTGTTGAATCTAACCAATGTATTGTATTTGAAGATGCACCAAAAGGCGTTGAAGCTGCTCAAAATGCGGGGATGAAGTGTATTGTACTGACCACCATGCACACCAGTGAAGAATTTTCTGCTTACAATAACATTATTGCTTTTATAGAAGACTATACCGGTCCGGTACTACAAGATCTTTTCTAA
- a CDS encoding cation diffusion facilitator family transporter — translation MARANNSIYSALAANLLIAVTKFIAGAFTNSSSMIAEGIHSTVDTSNQLLLLYGLKRSVKPPDKSRPFGYGKELYFWSFIVSIMIFGLGGVVSISQGIAHIRHPEVLGNPTWNYVVLGLSFLFEGASLIIAMKEFNKTRKGLPWWKAIIKSKDPSGFLVLFEDGAAVLGLMIVFIFMVLSHNLNLPFLDGLASVLVGTLLIFVSFILARESRSLLMGEGLTPETQQKIKELTENDQDVITVTSILSQYQSPKEVLLVLILTFKAELNTTNLTNAIDRLRDKIKSEYNVIKFVIIQPQSVDVAENDFSKDIYIK, via the coding sequence ATGGCAAGAGCCAACAATTCTATTTACAGCGCATTAGCGGCCAATTTATTAATTGCAGTAACTAAATTCATTGCAGGGGCATTTACTAACAGTTCATCAATGATTGCCGAAGGCATTCACTCTACGGTTGACACCAGCAACCAGCTTTTATTGCTGTATGGCTTAAAAAGAAGTGTAAAACCACCTGATAAGTCACGGCCATTTGGCTACGGTAAAGAGCTGTATTTCTGGTCGTTCATTGTATCCATCATGATTTTTGGTTTAGGTGGTGTAGTATCTATTTCGCAAGGGATTGCGCATATCCGCCATCCTGAAGTTTTGGGAAATCCAACCTGGAATTATGTGGTATTGGGATTATCTTTCTTATTCGAGGGCGCTTCTTTGATCATTGCAATGAAAGAATTTAACAAAACACGTAAAGGTTTGCCCTGGTGGAAAGCCATTATTAAAAGCAAAGATCCCTCTGGCTTTTTAGTATTATTTGAGGATGGAGCAGCCGTTTTAGGATTAATGATTGTTTTTATATTTATGGTGTTAAGCCACAACTTAAACCTTCCGTTTTTAGATGGACTGGCTTCTGTTTTAGTAGGTACACTCTTAATCTTTGTATCTTTTATACTGGCCAGGGAAAGCCGTAGTTTATTAATGGGCGAAGGCTTAACGCCAGAAACACAGCAGAAGATAAAAGAACTGACAGAAAATGATCAGGATGTAATTACGGTAACGAGCATATTATCCCAATATCAATCGCCAAAGGAAGTATTGCTGGTGCTCATTCTTACATTTAAAGCAGAATTAAACACTACCAATTTAACCAATGCGATTGACAGGCTGAGGGATAAAATAAAATCAGAATATAATGTGATCAAGTTTGTGATTATCCAGCCACAGTCTGTTGATGTAGCGGAAAATGATTTTAGCAAGGATATTTATATAAAATAA
- the mgrA gene encoding L-glyceraldehyde 3-phosphate reductase, with protein sequence MNQSISTDRYDQMLYRRCGNSGLKLPAISLGLWHNFGYVNVFENSKNLIYTAFNNGITHFDLANNYGPPPGSAEEVFGKILHENFKGYRDEMIISSKAGYTMWDGPYGDWGSKKYLVSSLDQSLKRMKLDYVDIFYHHRPDPETPLEETMAALSLMVQQGKALYVGISNYQAEDAAKAIKILKDNGTPCLIHQPKYSMFERWVENGLLDVLEQNGVGCIPFSPLAQGLLTDKYLHGIPADSRVATSGVFLKESNITPERIEVIGKLNEVAKARGQKLAQMALSWILKDNRITTVLIGASKPEQIADSIKALDNIKFSETEIKLIDEILG encoded by the coding sequence ATGAACCAGAGTATCTCAACAGATCGTTACGACCAAATGCTATATCGCCGTTGCGGAAACAGTGGCTTAAAATTGCCCGCAATATCTTTGGGTTTATGGCATAATTTCGGATATGTAAATGTTTTTGAAAACAGCAAAAACCTTATCTACACTGCTTTTAACAATGGAATTACTCACTTTGATTTAGCCAATAATTACGGTCCGCCCCCTGGTTCGGCTGAAGAAGTTTTCGGGAAAATTCTTCATGAAAATTTTAAGGGCTACCGTGACGAAATGATTATTTCAAGCAAAGCGGGATATACCATGTGGGATGGTCCGTACGGTGACTGGGGATCAAAAAAATACCTGGTATCGAGTTTGGATCAAAGCTTAAAACGCATGAAACTGGATTATGTTGATATTTTTTACCACCACCGTCCTGATCCAGAAACTCCGCTTGAAGAAACCATGGCGGCATTAAGCTTAATGGTTCAACAAGGAAAGGCTTTATACGTAGGCATATCAAATTACCAGGCGGAAGATGCTGCAAAAGCCATTAAAATTTTAAAAGATAACGGTACTCCGTGTTTAATCCACCAGCCGAAATATTCTATGTTTGAACGTTGGGTAGAAAATGGTTTACTTGATGTTTTGGAACAAAATGGTGTAGGCTGTATTCCATTTTCGCCATTGGCACAAGGTTTACTCACCGATAAATATTTACACGGTATCCCTGCCGACTCCCGGGTGGCTACCAGTGGTGTTTTCTTAAAAGAGAGCAATATTACCCCGGAGAGAATAGAAGTAATCGGCAAATTAAATGAAGTAGCAAAAGCACGTGGCCAAAAATTGGCACAGATGGCTTTATCATGGATTTTAAAAGATAACCGCATTACAACGGTATTAATAGGTGCCAGTAAACCAGAACAAATTGCTGATTCAATTAAAGCTTTAGATAATATCAAATTCAGTGAAACTGAAATCAAGTTAATTGATGAGATTTTAGGTTAA